A stretch of DNA from Vibrio sp. ED004:
CCGAGCGTGATTCTGTTCTGCCTGAAAAGTCCCGTGACGTGGTAACGCAAATCAGTTTCACTCGCGCAGAAAGCTACATCACAGTAGGTAAGCCAACGGATTCAGTGTTCAAAATTGAAGGCAAGCTTCTTGAAATGAAGCCTGTGACACACCCTTCAGATATCGTTGAAGGCGAACCAGTGACATTCCAGTTCTTCTACAACGGTGAAATCCAGAAAGACGTGAAAGCGGAGATCACTCGTGAAGGTACGCTTTACCGCAACCACCAAGAGCAGATTGATGTGGTGAGTGATGAGAATGGTGAAATCACATTTACTCCTGACGTAGCGGGTCGTTACGTGATGAAAGCGAACTATAAAGGTGAGTTGATTAACAACCCACTGGCAGACAAAGCAAGCGCGAACGTTCACCTAACGTTCGAAGCACTGCTTCAATAGTCTGTGATATCGGGGCTAGATCCCTGATTAAGAACCAAAAAACTTTAAGGGCTCATTTGAGCCCTTTATCGCTCAGTTTACTTCTGAGAATTTGCACTGTGGCTAGGGTATGAACCATGACAATAAAAACAAAACTTAACGCTTTAATGACTCCTTGCTTAGCACTGGGACTTGGTTTCGCTGCATTACCTGCGCAAGCACACTTTCCACTGATGAGCTGCTGGTTTGAAGGCAAAACTGTTGCTTGTGAAGCAGGCTATTCGGATGGCAGCAAAGCGATTGATTACGCAGTTGAGATGTACGATTACGAAGACAACTTGATTGCAAAAGAGATGACGGATAAACGTTCTATCGTTGAATTCCCACACCCTGACACTGAGTTCTACCTTGTGTTCGATTCAGGCCATGAGTTTCCCGTTGAAGTTGATGTTGTTGAGATCAGCGACAAATGATGATTCAAAGCGTACGTGCTGATACGGGCGGTAGAGAGGGCAAATGGGTAGGGCTGATCATTGTATTCATCCTTTGCTTTGCAACCGTTGCGATCCCATTTCATCAGGCAGAATCTCACGTTAAAGCAGTGCTTGATCATCAAATTCTAGTGACTGATGTTGAACAAGAAAACTTGGCGATGCTATCAGAGCTGCGTTTAGCGCATGAAGAAATCCGTGATCTGCGTATGGACTCCGAAGGAGAATGGCCGAGTGTTGCGTCACTTAAAGATGAATGGGTTGCCCCATTTGTAGAAGATCAGAGTTGGAAGCGCAAAGGTTCTCATGCTTGGGTATTGGACGAGCGTGGCTACTATTTCTCTGCTCCAAGTGAATCTGCGACACCAAGTGTACAAACTAAACCAACCGATCATGGTTCTGCGGATTCCTTTATTTTAAACGCGAACAGCGTTTCTCCTGAAATCTGGATCTTCTTGGGTGGTGTAGCGAAACAGCCAGCTACTTTTGACCAACACACGCTTGAGTCTACTGGTTGGAAAATGGTTGTGAACGAATCAGAAATTGAACAACATCATGAAAGCGATGCTCACTAATAATAAGAGAATTACTATGCGAATTATGACTCTGTTCATGTCGTTATTAGCGGTGTTTATGGCACCCAATGCATTGGCAAAAGAATATAATATCGACAGCAACAAGCTGACGATTGGTATCACGCTTCAGCCTTACTACAGCTACGTGAAAGCCGTGGTAGGTGACAAAGTGAACATTCTTCCTTTGGTTGACGCAGGTTTCAACCCACATAACTACTTGCCACAGCCCAATGATTTAAAGCGATTGAGCCAAATGGATGCAATCGTAGTAAACGGTATTGGTCACGACGACTTCGCGCTTAAAGTGATTTCAGCCGCGCAACGTGATGACTTAGTCGTGATCGAAGCAAATAAAGAAGTGCCTCTACTTCCTGCTCTTGGTCAGTCTGTTGGTCAAGGTGCTGTTAATCCACATACCTTTGTGGGGCTTTCGACAACGATTCAAAAGGTTTACACCATCGCCAGTGAAGTGTCTAAGCTCGACCCAGACAACGCTGCGTTTTATCGTAAGAACGCACGTAAGTACGCTAAGCAATTCCGCTTTATGAAGCGTGATGCGATGTTGTCCTTAGGTGAGTTAGATACCTCAGGCATGAAGGTTGCGACTACACACAACGCTTATGGTTACATTCTTCAAGAGTTTGGTGTGGATGTCGCTGCAGTAATCGAGCCGGCACACGGTGTTGAACCAAGTGCTAGCCAGCTGCAAGAGACGATCGAGAAGATCCGCGCATCAGGCATTGATGTTCTGTTCTACGAGCTAAACATGCCAAACCGTTTTGTTGACACTATTGAAGCGGAAACAGGCGTTCAGCTTTACCGTTTCTCTCACATGACGCACGGCGAATACGAAGACGATAAAGTCGAAGTTGAGATGAAGAAGAACCTAGAAACATTAATTGAAGCCATGAAGTTTGCGGCGGCGAACCAAGCTAAAAGCGGGAACGCATAATGTTAGGTCCATCAATCTCAATTAATAAACTCGGCCTGCAATACGATAATAACGTGATTCTGGATGATATATCGCTCGAACTTAAAGCGGGCGAATGTCACGTGATCATGGGGCCAAACGGCGGTGGTAAAACTTCTTTGCTGCGCTCTGTACTTGGTCTTACGCCTTTCTCTGGTCAAATCAATATCCACTGGCCAGAAAAGCCGAGTATTGGTTACGTACCGCAAAAAGCGACCTTCGAGTCGAGCTTGCCTTTGACGGTAATGGACTTCGTACTGCTTAACCAAACACGAATCCCATTGTTTTGGCGTCGTAAATCTAGACAACTGGATCTTGCACTCGCACAGTTAGATCGTGTTGGTATGGCGACACGTAGCGACCGCCGTATGGGGCAGTTATCGGGTGGTGAGCAGCAACGCGTGCTATTTGCTCAAGCGCTATTAGATAACCCAAGTCTACTGGTGTTGGATGAACCAACCACGGGTATGGACGAGCAGGGTGTTCGTTACCTTGAATCTCTGATTCGTGAATGTGTTCATGAAGGCCGTACGATTCTTGCGGTACACCACGATGTCACGGCAGTGCGTCGACTTGAAGCGAACGTACATGTTGTGAATCGATTCTTGGTTGATAGTGGCCCACACGAAGAAGTCTTACACCCAAGTAAAATCGAGAGCCTATTCCAGCACTACAGCAGTGGCTCAGCCATGACCAAATCGAAGGAGGTTGCGTAATGGATTGGTTACGACAACTTGCCATTAGTGGTGTGGAAGCGGGCTGGTTATCAGACAGTTTCATGTATGCCTTCATGGTCAATGCTTTGGTTGCAGCGTTACTACTTGGCCCTCTGTTAGGTGGGCTTGGTACCTTGGTGATTGCCAAGCGTTTAGCTTTCTTCTCTGAGGCAGTTGGTCATGCAGCGTTAACCGGTATCGCTATTGGCGTTTTGCTTGGTGAGCCGCCAGAAAACCCAATCATTGGCCTGTTTAGTTTCTGTATGATCTTCGCTCTGCTTCTTCATTTTGTAAGAAATAGAACTAACGTACCATACGATACCTTAGTCGGTGTGTTTCTAGCATTAGCTCTAGCGGCCGGAGCGGCGTTGCTGATGTACGTTGCTCGTAAGATCAATATCCACATGCTTGAAAACGTACTGTTTGGCTCGATTCTTACGGTAACAGACCAAGACTTAGCGATTCTCGCAGGTAGCTGCGCGATCATCATCTTGCTATTGATACCGACGTTCAACCGCATTCTTCTGACTTGTATCAGCCCTGATATAGCGAAGGTACGTGGTTACAACACCAGCTTTTACGATTACTTGTTTGTCATGATGATCACCTTAGTGACAATTGCAGCCGTAAAGATCGTAGGTGCGGTTTTAGTTGGCGCGTTATTGCTGATTCCAGGTGCGACAGCTCGATTGCTGACTAAACGTATGGGAAGCTTTGTACTGCTTTCGGCATTACTCGCAACCATTGCGTGCTTGGTAGGCACAGTGCTCCCTATGGAGCTCAAACTGCCAGTGCCATCGGGCGCGTCAATCATCATCGTTTCTGCAACGTTTTTCCTAGCAGCAACGCTATACCGAATTGTAAGAAAGGCGTAATCATGACTTATTTAATGAATCGTATCGCTAGCTCAGTAAAAGCAACGGCTCAATTGAGTGTGCTTGGTAGTGTGTTAATGGCTGGTTCTGTGATGTCACTGAACGTGAATGCTGAAGACATTCTAACCAGTACACCAGTGACTTATGCATTGGCGACAGAGCTAACCAAAGGCACAGACATTACAACCGAATACTTGCCACCCAAGCGTTACGGTATTGACCGTTTGCCGAATTGGTTCGGTACCAAGGGCGCAAGTAAAGTGCTTCAATCGGGCGAAAAGGCGACCGTTGCGGTAACACTGTCATCGATCTGGCAAGCGGATCCTACCTTTGTATACGCAAGACAAGGCAATATCCGTTTGGTTGAGGTTGATGCCGCTCAAGCGATTACACCGCGAGCGCAGGGTGTTGCAGCACTTACATTGTCGAATGGTGATGTGTCTAAATACGCGTGGTTAAACCCTACCAACTTAACGCGTATGGCGGCGATTGTGGCTGACGACTTTAAGTTGTTGTGGCCTGCGCAAGCTGAAACGATTGATAGCAACTTACAACGTGTGATGTTGGATGTTCGTGAACTGATTAACAAGCAGCAGGCGGTATTGCTAGATAATGACGTAGATTCAGTATTGTTGCTTTCAGAAAGCTTGGAAGATTTCGCCTCTGGCAGCCAACTGTTTGTCGAAGAGCGTATGTTCAAAGCCGAACTGGAATGGACAGACGAAGACAAAGCCAAGCTAAAAGCGATGTTTTCGGAAGACGATGCTCTATGGTTAGTTACAGCGAAAAAGCCAAGCAACTTGATTAAATCATTGGTACCGAATGAGCGTATCTTGGTTGTGGATTCTGTTGATCGCTGGGGTAGAGCAGGAATCAACACCAAAGCGCCGTTTGCCCGTTGGGAAGTACAGCCCTTCAAAGGCTAATCAGCGCGATTAAAATGGTAGGATCAAAAAAGCAGCCAAATAGAGGCTGCTTTTTTTGTTCTTGTCCGTTGACTCAATTCGGAGAGTTGGACAAGAGGACTGCGAGATTAAGCTTATTCTACAGTTTTTGTCTTTTCAGCTTCGACAGCTGCTTCTACTGAACTTTCAGCTTGCTCTTGAGCTGCTTTCGCTTGTTCTTCAGCTTCCATTTTTGCGCGGTCAGCTTTAGAAATGTAGCGAGGCTTGTTGCTACTATGCAGTTTAGAATTCGCCTGTTTCTGCTTCTTTTTTAGAATTTGATTGATTTTTTTCTTACGGTTCATTGCTGCATAGCCTTGTATTTAGTTTAGGCGGTGGAGGATAATCATTTTAGCTCTAGAACTCAATATTTACATGGTATTCAGCAAGGAAAATATCACTATGCAGGCAGTCGAGACCGAACGTTTACGATTAAGAATGATCACACCTGAAGATGCGGCGTTTATTCAACGATTATACAGCTCAGAAGATTTCCTGCGTTACATTGGTGATAAGGAAATCAGCGACACTGAAAAGGCTGTCGAGTACATCGAAAACAACATTCTTAAGATGCACGAAGAGAAAGGTGTCTGCTTGTTGATGGTTGAAATCAAGGATGCTTCAACGCCAATTGGTATCTGCGGACTAATAAAAAGAGACACCTTGGAGTCGCATGATATTGGTTACGGGTTTATTCCTGAGTTTTATGGTCAAGGCTTTGCCCAAGAAGCAGCAGAGGCGATAATTGAACAAGCTAAACAGAATGCTGACATCGATCATTTAGTTGCCATCACAACCTCTGATAACATTCGAAGTATCGCACTACTGACTAAGTTAGGCTTTGTGTTCGAGCGAGTTGAAGATGTGATAAGCGAAAGCGTTAATCTCAACTTGTACGGTTTCTCATTAGGTAATTAAAATATGTTCCAACATAACAATATTCTACAAGGCGAGCTGGCAACGGAGTACAAAACCGTTATTGCGATGGTGCACATCTATTGCAAAGACCACCACGGTGAAGTTTGTCAGAATAACGCGTTATGTGAGGAGTGTGATCAACTGCTGCGTTATGCCGAAACACGGCTGGATCGATGCCCTTATGGCGCAGCAAAACCGACCTGTAATAAGTGTCCGACTCATTGCTATAAACCAGACCCGAAAGAGCAAATGCGTTTAGTAATGCGCTATGCCGGGCCAAGAATGCTACTTAAGCATCCGATATTAGCGATCAGGCATTTGATTCATGAGAAGCGAAAAGTGCCTGAAAAGCCGCTGCCGAACGTATCTAATCGTCATATCCGAATGAACAAGAAGTAAGTGGCGCTTTAAAGTTGTTGCTGAAGAAACGAAAAAGGTCTGATTTCTCAGACCTTTTTTGATGTAGATACGTTTTATCTAAGCTTGAATTATAGTCAGGTAAATGTAACTTACGCCGCTTGTGGTTCTTCGTAGGTCACCGTTAGGTTGTTGATCCAGCGTCGGCTCAAGTAACGGTGTGAACAGATGGCCAGTTTCACCACTTCTTCGACTAACATCAGACCATAGATGTATTTGAAGTCCCACCCAGCGACAAACGCGCCGTAAACACATACTGGAATGCCCACCATCCACATCGCGATGAAATCCATACGAAGGCAGAAAGCGTTATCACCACCAGCACGAATGATACCGTTAATGATCACCATGTTGAGCATACGAATCACAACCGCAAAGCACATGATCATCATCGCTGGAGAAGCAAGCGGGTATAAAGCGTCTGTGGTCAGGTTTAGCCATGATAGAACATGCTCTTTACCCATAAACAATAGCAAGCCTACAACCGCACCAAAACCAACCACGGCTTTAATGAACGTCAGACCCATACTCATAGCGTCATCAAACTCATCTCGACCTAATGAATGGCCAAGCAACACTGAACACGCAACCGAGATACCAAAGAATATCGAGTAACACAGCGACTCAAAAGGCGCGAGCATTGAGAATACCGCGAGCTCCGTTGTGCCCATATGACCAAAGATCATTTGGTATGCCATGGTACCCATTGCCCATAAAACGGCATTCATGGTTAATGGCAGCGCAATACGACGGTAAGATAACCAAAGCGACGGACGATGCGGTGAACTCGGTGTCGTTAACAGCCAGTGGTTACGCATACGCATGTAGCCATACATCAAACCCACTTGAATCAAGCGAGCTAAAGTTGTCGCCAATGCCGCACCCGCAACGCCCATCGCTGGAATACCGAAGGCACCTTTGATGAGCACGAAGTTAAGTGCGATGTTGAGGGCAATCGTCACCGCACCAAGCAATAGTGGTGTTACGGTGTCACCTGATGAGCGCATGCTTGCTTCTACCACGACCACGATGTGAGTCAGCAGCAGTACAGGGAATCCATACCAAAGGTAAGTCGCGCCAAGTTCAATCACGGTTTGATCGCTGGTTTGCAACATCATCAAAAACTGAGAACCAAGAGTGATGATTGCAGTCACAGGTAGCAGAACTTTTAAGCCAAATACCATCGCGATGGATGACACTGTACGTGCGCTTTTACGGTCGTTCTTTCCCCAATATTGAGCGACTAATGTTCCGTTTGCTGAGGCCAACCCTGCCATAATCATAATAGCAACGAAGTGCCATTTTGATGCAATTCCCACAGCGGCAGCTGCTTCCATGCCGAAGTCACTGACCATTAACACGTCAGCAAGGGCGAGAATAGCAACCAGCGCGCTTTGCAAAGCAACAGGCAAACCAAGTTTAACGATACGAGGTAAGATGCTCTCTGGCTTGTTATTCATAGATGAGTTAGGGTTGATGTTAGTTGTCATAAGCTCTCCGATTTATGGCAGAACTATAGTGATTTGAGCGAAGTAACAACATGTTTAAAAAACAACAAAACCTGTGCGAATCCGTCATTGATACCATGAAGCCTAAATCAACGTGGCAAGATGATGTTTTTCTCGCGGAACAATGTAAAGAACGTTTTTTGACCGTTGAAGATATCCCGGAAATGAAAAGCTGTGGTGTCTACATGGGGGGTATGGCAAAGCTGCATGACGCGTATTGGGTTGAGCGTGAATCAGTGGATGTTCATACGTTGATTTTTACACAAGAAGGGGGCGGAATCCTTACCACCGCAACTTCAGTGCAAGCGATTACACCATACACGCTGG
This window harbors:
- a CDS encoding nitrous oxide-stimulated promoter family protein yields the protein MFQHNNILQGELATEYKTVIAMVHIYCKDHHGEVCQNNALCEECDQLLRYAETRLDRCPYGAAKPTCNKCPTHCYKPDPKEQMRLVMRYAGPRMLLKHPILAIRHLIHEKRKVPEKPLPNVSNRHIRMNKK
- a CDS encoding ABC transporter substrate-binding protein gives rise to the protein MTYLMNRIASSVKATAQLSVLGSVLMAGSVMSLNVNAEDILTSTPVTYALATELTKGTDITTEYLPPKRYGIDRLPNWFGTKGASKVLQSGEKATVAVTLSSIWQADPTFVYARQGNIRLVEVDAAQAITPRAQGVAALTLSNGDVSKYAWLNPTNLTRMAAIVADDFKLLWPAQAETIDSNLQRVMLDVRELINKQQAVLLDNDVDSVLLLSESLEDFASGSQLFVEERMFKAELEWTDEDKAKLKAMFSEDDALWLVTAKKPSNLIKSLVPNERILVVDSVDRWGRAGINTKAPFARWEVQPFKG
- a CDS encoding DUF2986 domain-containing protein — encoded protein: MNRKKKINQILKKKQKQANSKLHSSNKPRYISKADRAKMEAEEQAKAAQEQAESSVEAAVEAEKTKTVE
- a CDS encoding metal ABC transporter permease, which translates into the protein MDWLRQLAISGVEAGWLSDSFMYAFMVNALVAALLLGPLLGGLGTLVIAKRLAFFSEAVGHAALTGIAIGVLLGEPPENPIIGLFSFCMIFALLLHFVRNRTNVPYDTLVGVFLALALAAGAALLMYVARKINIHMLENVLFGSILTVTDQDLAILAGSCAIIILLLIPTFNRILLTCISPDIAKVRGYNTSFYDYLFVMMITLVTIAAVKIVGAVLVGALLLIPGATARLLTKRMGSFVLLSALLATIACLVGTVLPMELKLPVPSGASIIIVSATFFLAATLYRIVRKA
- a CDS encoding MATE family efflux transporter gives rise to the protein MTTNINPNSSMNNKPESILPRIVKLGLPVALQSALVAILALADVLMVSDFGMEAAAAVGIASKWHFVAIMIMAGLASANGTLVAQYWGKNDRKSARTVSSIAMVFGLKVLLPVTAIITLGSQFLMMLQTSDQTVIELGATYLWYGFPVLLLTHIVVVVEASMRSSGDTVTPLLLGAVTIALNIALNFVLIKGAFGIPAMGVAGAALATTLARLIQVGLMYGYMRMRNHWLLTTPSSPHRPSLWLSYRRIALPLTMNAVLWAMGTMAYQMIFGHMGTTELAVFSMLAPFESLCYSIFFGISVACSVLLGHSLGRDEFDDAMSMGLTFIKAVVGFGAVVGLLLFMGKEHVLSWLNLTTDALYPLASPAMMIMCFAVVIRMLNMVIINGIIRAGGDNAFCLRMDFIAMWMVGIPVCVYGAFVAGWDFKYIYGLMLVEEVVKLAICSHRYLSRRWINNLTVTYEEPQAA
- a CDS encoding DUF4198 domain-containing protein, which codes for MMKQTKIKALALAGVMAFGLAATTTAQAHPRWILPSHFTVSKEGGDWLTFDVTASHGTFVFDKPAGSENANVIMPDGRSERPNFVIRGKRRSIFDFYFEEEGTHKVAINNQPSYYTQYKAGRRDTVKWIKANKAERDSVLPEKSRDVVTQISFTRAESYITVGKPTDSVFKIEGKLLEMKPVTHPSDIVEGEPVTFQFFYNGEIQKDVKAEITREGTLYRNHQEQIDVVSDENGEITFTPDVAGRYVMKANYKGELINNPLADKASANVHLTFEALLQ
- a CDS encoding GNAT family N-acetyltransferase; this encodes MQAVETERLRLRMITPEDAAFIQRLYSSEDFLRYIGDKEISDTEKAVEYIENNILKMHEEKGVCLLMVEIKDASTPIGICGLIKRDTLESHDIGYGFIPEFYGQGFAQEAAEAIIEQAKQNADIDHLVAITTSDNIRSIALLTKLGFVFERVEDVISESVNLNLYGFSLGN
- a CDS encoding metal ABC transporter ATP-binding protein — its product is MLGPSISINKLGLQYDNNVILDDISLELKAGECHVIMGPNGGGKTSLLRSVLGLTPFSGQINIHWPEKPSIGYVPQKATFESSLPLTVMDFVLLNQTRIPLFWRRKSRQLDLALAQLDRVGMATRSDRRMGQLSGGEQQRVLFAQALLDNPSLLVLDEPTTGMDEQGVRYLESLIRECVHEGRTILAVHHDVTAVRRLEANVHVVNRFLVDSGPHEEVLHPSKIESLFQHYSSGSAMTKSKEVA
- a CDS encoding zinc ABC transporter substrate-binding protein, producing the protein MRIMTLFMSLLAVFMAPNALAKEYNIDSNKLTIGITLQPYYSYVKAVVGDKVNILPLVDAGFNPHNYLPQPNDLKRLSQMDAIVVNGIGHDDFALKVISAAQRDDLVVIEANKEVPLLPALGQSVGQGAVNPHTFVGLSTTIQKVYTIASEVSKLDPDNAAFYRKNARKYAKQFRFMKRDAMLSLGELDTSGMKVATTHNAYGYILQEFGVDVAAVIEPAHGVEPSASQLQETIEKIRASGIDVLFYELNMPNRFVDTIEAETGVQLYRFSHMTHGEYEDDKVEVEMKKNLETLIEAMKFAAANQAKSGNA